One window of the Doryrhamphus excisus isolate RoL2022-K1 chromosome 10, RoL_Dexc_1.0, whole genome shotgun sequence genome contains the following:
- the si:dkey-34d22.1 gene encoding discoidin, CUB and LCCL domain-containing protein 1, with translation MLTKCENIRDAVKSLFVGYWVILNVCVHGQEGNGCGHTLLGTESGTLASQNYPGTYPSNTWCKWKLRVPEGRKLRLLFGDFDIESSRGCSNGSLIVTDKSGTLHLGPVCGWLNVSQKNMTLPSNEVTITFKTRSHRSGRGFLLSYATDQHPDIISCLQRGSHFRSPQLSVYCPAGCKNVAGDIWGGPDHGYRDTSVLCKSAVHAGATSDSLGGHVTVTRERSLTLYESTFSNGILSKMGSLSEKKLMFTQECKNILAVYALNASSFGEKDSQEHKMSWSVRNMDSGQEVLYWSAGVGDAHPWVELGLTDKSTITGVITTGSGENRIESYILHYSKDKQNWKVYKDVVSKDEMVFQAYADGHLRVLNSLFPTTTARFIRLKPHSWHGRASAQIQILGCPVKVTSRSRSPEKSPFDKNKVVTPNTAPTPSQGPVLVETRQRSSQAVIIAVGVVLGLIMCFSCLLAGVWWKRRKMSSQMKHCVQASCQSFQVKSLPCSPSELISYPLERNIHDDLPIPPVNDYAQPVKVGSTFRPPSDEGYTVPFAFNHYDSPVNLPEYAEPLPPEPEYATPFSEQECTGVARGPPMLASTTSKGMYDCPSHRILDNGYCTPAFHVDAPRPASVGIYAEPKSCDSLLPRHTYQEPL, from the exons ATGTTAACAAAGTGTGAAAACATCCGAGATGCTGTGAAATCACTTTTTGTTGGATACTGGGTTATACTAAACGTATGTGTCCACGGCCAAGAGG GTAATGGCTGCGGACATACACTGCTGGGAACAGAATCAGGCACCCTGGCCTCTCAGAACTACCCAGGCACTTACCCTAGCAACACTTGGTGCAAGTGGAAGCTCCGTGTGCCAGAAGGGCGTAAACTGCGACTCCTCTTTGGGGATTTTGACATTGAGAGTAGTAGAGGCTGCAGCAATGGTTCTCTCATCGTCACAGATAAAAGCGGAACACTCCACCTGG GTCCCGTGTGTGGGTGGCTTAATGTGTCACAAAAGAATATGACACTTCCAAGCAATGAAGTGACAATAACCTTCAAGACGAGGTCACATCGGTCCGGAAGAGGGTTCCTACTCTCCTATGCCACAGACCAGCATCCAG ATATCATCTCTTGTTTACAACGAGGGTCTCATTTTCGTTCGCCACAGTTGAG TGTTTACTGTCCAGCCGGATGTAAGAACGTGGCGGGTGACATTTGGGGAGGTCCTGATCATGGCTATAGAGAT ACGTCCGTCCTGTGTAAATCTGCTGTGCACGCCGGAGCTACATCTGATAGTCTTGGAGGTCATGTGACTGTGACCCGTGAGAGGAGCCTCACGCTCTACGAGTCCACCTTTTCTAATGGGATCCTCTCGAAAAT GGGCTCGCTATCAGAGAAGAAGCTGATGTTCACACAAG AATGTAAAAACATCCTGGCGGTGTACGCTTTAAACGCCTCATCTTTTGGGGAGAAAGACAGCCAAGAGCACAAAATGTCCTGGTCTGTTAGGAACATGGATTCCGGACAAGAGGTGCTATACTGGAGTGCTGGAGTGGGTGACGCGCACCCCTGGGTGGAGCTGGGGCTCACTGATAAAAGCACTATCACAG GAGTAATCACAACTGGCTCCGGTGAGAACCGCATCGAATCCTACATCCTCCATTACAGCAAAGACAAACAGAACTGGAAGGTTTATAAAGATGTTGTCAGCAAAGATGAAATG GTGTTTCAGGCCTATGCAGACGGCCACCTCAGGGTACTCAACAGCCTATTTCCTACCACCACGGCTCGCTTTATTCGGCTGAAGCCACACAGCTGGCACGGCCGCGCTTCGGCTCAGATCCAGATCCTGGGTTGCCCTGTCAAGGTTACGTCAAGGTCTCGCTCACCTGAAA AATCACCGTTTGACAAAAACAAGGTGGTGACTCCAAACACGGCTCCAACTCCATCACAAGGACCAGTTTTGGTGGAGACAAGACAGA GATCCAGTCAAGCAGTCATCATCGCAGTGGGGGTGGTCCTGGGACTGATCATGTGCTTCAGTTGTTTATTGGCTGGAGTCTGGTGGAAAAGAAG GAAAATGTCCTCTCAAATGAAGCACTGTGTGCAAGCAA GTTGCCAGAGTTTTCAGGTTAAGAGTCTCCCCTGCTCCCCATCAGAGCTCATCTCGTACCCACTGGAGAGAAATATCCATGACGACCTACCAATCCCTCCCGTCAATG ACTACGCCCAACCAGTAAAGGTGGGCTCTACGTTTCGCCCCCCGTCAGACGAGGGCTACACCGTCCCCTTCGCATTCAACCATTACGACTCTCCCGTCAACCTCCCAGAGTACGCAGAACCCCTTCCACCGGAGCCGGAATACGCCACCCCATTCAGCGAACAGGAGTGTACGGGGGTCGCACGCGGACCCCCCATGTTGGCGTCTACCACCAGCAAGGGGATGTACGACTGCCCCTCCCACAGGATTCTTGACAACGGCTACTGCACCCCTGCCTTTCATGTGGATGCGCCACGACCCGCTAGCGTCGGCATATACGCCGAGCCCAAGTCATGTGACTCGTTACTGCCAAGGCATACTTATCAGGAGCCTTTGTGA
- the LOC131136948 gene encoding zinc finger protein OZF-like isoform X2, protein MEMHPFIGGEASLEALQLARPVQDRTEATQRKSKSRDDVRHVCTCPGCPFSSTLESLKHTHALPGSEVACHAKDDTSITAMTSPDGAAEPSSPPGTSDSRQNPDTPISRQSSLSHISSIFPCLCCHHGQLLSQHANRDAAFSHTHHHFHHHHCPISNCLPRPQLGQSHSQQLSAAAASFPCLASLHRQLQEERGRPLTTLASHPCMHCSASFSKPSQLLQHQRSEHAHKPCGFLCMQCGRTFNSHSNLRIHLNVHTGARPYTCSECGKGFSQSGALKIHRRIHTGERPYTCGFCGRGFPHLAGFRAHQRTHTGEKPYRCNQCGKCFTQSGALKIHTRIHTGERPFICTICGKAFSNRSGIRFHNTTVHGLPPDQLGQDRARGRPPASLHTRPDGNNALLTETPSALALLAGSKPPSDGENADRNRDGLMYACEDCGLRFKDAPSRNRHQSQVHYSSEGSVEEGVPKEGGRNAGIGHDSGEEVRVTIV, encoded by the exons ATGGAGATGCATCCGTTCATTG GAGGCGAAGCTTCACTGGAGGCGCTCCAGCTAGCTCGACCAGTGCAGGACAGGACGGAAGCAACACAGAGGAAAAGCAAGTCCAGAGACG ATGTGCGTCATGTCTGCACCTGCCCAGGTTGCCCTTTTTCTTCTACTTTAGAGTCTTTgaagcacacacacgcacttccGGGCTCAGAGGTAGCTTGCCATGCCAAAGACGACACCTCCATCACGGCAATGACTTCGCCCGATGGCGCCGCTGAACCCAGCAGTCCCCCCGGAACGTCAGACAGCAGGCAGAATCCCGACACGCCTATATCCCGGCAGTCCTCCTTGAGTCACATCTCCTCCATATTCCCTTGCCTGTGTTGCCACCACGGCCAGCTGCTGAGCCAGCACGCCAACAGGGACGCCGCATTTTCTCACACGCATCACCActttcaccaccaccactgtcccatcagtaactgtttgcCCCGCCCACAACTGGGGCAGTCTCATTcgcagcagctctctgccgccgCCGCTTCGTTCCCCTGCTTGGCGTCCTTGCATCGGCAGCTTCAGGAGGAGCGAGGTCGCCCGCTGACCACACTCGCGTCGCATCCCTGCATGCACTGCTCCGCGTCTTTCTCCAAACCATCCCAGTTGCTGCAGCACCAGCGTTCCGAACACGCCCACAAGCCGTGTGGGTTTCTGTGCATGCAGTGCGGGAGGACGTTCAACTCGCACAGCAACCTCCGCATCCACCTCAACGTGCACACGGGCGCCCGGCCGTACACGTGCTCCGAATGCGGCAAAGGCTTCAGCCAATCCGGCGCTCTCAAAATCCACAGGCGGATTCACACCGGAGAAAGACCTTACACATGTGGCTTCTGCGGAAGAGGGTTCCCACATCTCGCTGGCTTCCGAGCCCACCAGCGGACTCACACGGGGGAGAAACCTTACCGCTGCAACCAGTGCGGGAAGTGTTTCACCCAATCAGGAGCCCTCAAGATTCACACTCGCATCCACACCGGAGAGAGGCCCTTCATCTGTACCATTTGTGGAAAAGCCTTCTCCAATCGCTCCGGAATCCGCTTCCACAACACCACAGTCCACGGTTTACCTCCGGATCAATTGGGACAGGATCGAGCAAGAGGACGTCCGCCCGCGAGTCTACACACCCGTCCCGACGGGAACAACGCGTTGCTGACAGAAACACCATCCGCTTTAGCACTGCTCGCTGGTAGCAAGCCGCCGTCTGACGGCGAGAACGCAGACAGGAACCGAGACGGGCTGATGTACGCCTGTGAGGACTGCGGTCTGCGTTTTAAGGATGCTCCCTCCAGGAACCGACACCAGAGTCAGGTGCACTACTCCTCCGAGGGGAGCGTGGAGGAGGGGGTCCCTAAAGAAGGAGGCAGAAATGCGGGAATCGGACATGACAGTGGAGAGGAGGTAAGAGTCACTATTGTTTAA
- the LOC131136948 gene encoding zinc finger protein OZF-like isoform X1, translating to MEMHPFIGEIITSTNKEQLDMANVWSMLGGEASLEALQLARPVQDRTEATQRKSKSRDDVRHVCTCPGCPFSSTLESLKHTHALPGSEVACHAKDDTSITAMTSPDGAAEPSSPPGTSDSRQNPDTPISRQSSLSHISSIFPCLCCHHGQLLSQHANRDAAFSHTHHHFHHHHCPISNCLPRPQLGQSHSQQLSAAAASFPCLASLHRQLQEERGRPLTTLASHPCMHCSASFSKPSQLLQHQRSEHAHKPCGFLCMQCGRTFNSHSNLRIHLNVHTGARPYTCSECGKGFSQSGALKIHRRIHTGERPYTCGFCGRGFPHLAGFRAHQRTHTGEKPYRCNQCGKCFTQSGALKIHTRIHTGERPFICTICGKAFSNRSGIRFHNTTVHGLPPDQLGQDRARGRPPASLHTRPDGNNALLTETPSALALLAGSKPPSDGENADRNRDGLMYACEDCGLRFKDAPSRNRHQSQVHYSSEGSVEEGVPKEGGRNAGIGHDSGEEVRVTIV from the exons ATGGAGATGCATCCGTTCATTGGTGAGATAATCACATCTACCAACAAGGAGCAGCTTGATATGGCTAATGTGTGGAGCATGTTAGGAGGCGAAGCTTCACTGGAGGCGCTCCAGCTAGCTCGACCAGTGCAGGACAGGACGGAAGCAACACAGAGGAAAAGCAAGTCCAGAGACG ATGTGCGTCATGTCTGCACCTGCCCAGGTTGCCCTTTTTCTTCTACTTTAGAGTCTTTgaagcacacacacgcacttccGGGCTCAGAGGTAGCTTGCCATGCCAAAGACGACACCTCCATCACGGCAATGACTTCGCCCGATGGCGCCGCTGAACCCAGCAGTCCCCCCGGAACGTCAGACAGCAGGCAGAATCCCGACACGCCTATATCCCGGCAGTCCTCCTTGAGTCACATCTCCTCCATATTCCCTTGCCTGTGTTGCCACCACGGCCAGCTGCTGAGCCAGCACGCCAACAGGGACGCCGCATTTTCTCACACGCATCACCActttcaccaccaccactgtcccatcagtaactgtttgcCCCGCCCACAACTGGGGCAGTCTCATTcgcagcagctctctgccgccgCCGCTTCGTTCCCCTGCTTGGCGTCCTTGCATCGGCAGCTTCAGGAGGAGCGAGGTCGCCCGCTGACCACACTCGCGTCGCATCCCTGCATGCACTGCTCCGCGTCTTTCTCCAAACCATCCCAGTTGCTGCAGCACCAGCGTTCCGAACACGCCCACAAGCCGTGTGGGTTTCTGTGCATGCAGTGCGGGAGGACGTTCAACTCGCACAGCAACCTCCGCATCCACCTCAACGTGCACACGGGCGCCCGGCCGTACACGTGCTCCGAATGCGGCAAAGGCTTCAGCCAATCCGGCGCTCTCAAAATCCACAGGCGGATTCACACCGGAGAAAGACCTTACACATGTGGCTTCTGCGGAAGAGGGTTCCCACATCTCGCTGGCTTCCGAGCCCACCAGCGGACTCACACGGGGGAGAAACCTTACCGCTGCAACCAGTGCGGGAAGTGTTTCACCCAATCAGGAGCCCTCAAGATTCACACTCGCATCCACACCGGAGAGAGGCCCTTCATCTGTACCATTTGTGGAAAAGCCTTCTCCAATCGCTCCGGAATCCGCTTCCACAACACCACAGTCCACGGTTTACCTCCGGATCAATTGGGACAGGATCGAGCAAGAGGACGTCCGCCCGCGAGTCTACACACCCGTCCCGACGGGAACAACGCGTTGCTGACAGAAACACCATCCGCTTTAGCACTGCTCGCTGGTAGCAAGCCGCCGTCTGACGGCGAGAACGCAGACAGGAACCGAGACGGGCTGATGTACGCCTGTGAGGACTGCGGTCTGCGTTTTAAGGATGCTCCCTCCAGGAACCGACACCAGAGTCAGGTGCACTACTCCTCCGAGGGGAGCGTGGAGGAGGGGGTCCCTAAAGAAGGAGGCAGAAATGCGGGAATCGGACATGACAGTGGAGAGGAGGTAAGAGTCACTATTGTTTAA
- the wu:fe05a04 gene encoding zinc finger protein with KRAB and SCAN domains 7: MSTIEYTIDIQLTELGFPIIHQPQESLSASHPNSLPSCHSPNLTQNPHKENLLVLDQPSKLINKGPEASPCLPESGQEVRGTSSELPPLTPHQEVVPYNEDQSQTQQDNVEGSDSDDSKVSVVDDEEEEDDEEEGLDDESANSGDFVCSVCDLHLPSDFKLQDHMNLHTGVRPYCCAECGKRFSQIHNYRAHLRTHAQAKAESPHCRICLRSFFTDKALKAHLGRAHWQNEFYECDLCKRVFTCLTDCQNHVELHRNPKDFVCEKCGRHFDTPKSLKHHMMKSCYAVFKCTDCAETFKKKDALLKHSFSHLGLLPYTCVRCQRHFRLAKLYRHHKCEPGRVHCVACLREFGSQEEFEQHKKDTGCWGKQEDIGDTIRCLECGLHFATSEELKKHAGAHQRVLKCAECGKGFRSALLLMSHMGGHAGNSPCLCKSCGLGFPHQHTYDSHLKTCQKSPQPSNPTASTVQKKPFLKRKHDPAPRDTNVLTPAVQAQAVTQIINKPAALLPNVLHSRPDPLGGCWKLTLDKVPPPGVNLVLLVPVAPDVSQFQSPANPQKIVWTNVEDAACEPLDLSQKKSGPTQSEVPPPAIKSEPLEVDFTGEAQGQELVNPTVVDHSYCTPSDIKKEPAEGN; this comes from the exons ATGTCCACCATTGAGTACACCATTGATATCCAGCTGACAGAATTGGGGTTTCCCATCATCCATCAGCCCCAAGAGAGCCTCTCGGCATCACATCCGAACTCCTTGCCCTCTTGCCACTCGCCTAATTTGACCCAAAACCCGCACAAAGAAAACCTACTGGTCCTAGACCAGCCGTCGAAGCTAATTAATAAAGGCCCAGAGGCGTCGCCATGTCTGCCAGAGAGTGGACAGGAGGTAAGAGGCACGAGCAGCGAATTGCCGCCATTGACGCCCCACCAGGAAGTTGTCCCGTACAATGAAGACCAATCACAAACTCAGCAAGACAATGTGGAGGGGAGTGACTCTGATGACAGTAAGGTGTCGGTGGTTgacgacgaggaggaagaggacgacGAGGAGGAAGGCCTTGACGATG AGTCGGCTAACTCCGGCGACTTTGTCTGCAGTGTCTGTGATCTCCACCTGCCCTCCGACTTCAAACTCCAAGACCACATGAACCTGCACACGGGAGTGCGTCCGTACTGCTGCGCTGAATGCGGCAAGCGCTTCTCGCAGATCCACAATTACCGCGCCCACCTGCGCACACACGCGCAGGCCAAAGCGGAAAGTCCACACTGCCGCATTTGCCTCAGATCCTTTTTCACGGACAAAGCTTTGAAAGCTCACTTGGGCAGAGCCCACTGGCAGAATGAGTTCTACGAGTGTGACTTGTGCAAACGTGTCTTCACCTGTCTCACGGATTGTCAAAATCACGTGGAGTTGCACAGGAACCCAAAGGATTTCGTCTGTGAAAAATGCGGCCGCCACTTCGACACTCCGAAGTCCCTCAAACACCACATGATGAAGTCCTGTTACGCCGTCTTTAAATGCACCGACTGTGCAGAGACCTTCAAAAAGAAAGACGCGCTCCTCAAACACAGCTTCTCCCATCTCGGCTTGTTGCCGTACACTTGCGTGCGATGCCAACGCCACTTCCGCCTCGCGAAGCTTTACCGCCATCACAAGTGCGAACCGGGTCGGGTTCACTGCGTGGCCTGCCTAAGAGAGTTTGGCAGTCAGGAGGAGTTTGAGCAGCACAAGAAGGACACCGGGTGCTGGGGGAAACAGGAGGACATCGGTGACACCATCCGCTGCCTGGAATGCGGCCTCCATTTTGCCACCAGTGAAGAGCTGAAGAAGCACGCGGGGGCTCACCAGAGAGTCCTTAAATGTGCCGAATGCGGGAAGGGGTTCCGCTCTGCCTTGTTGCTCATGTCCCACATGGGCGGCCATGCCGGCAATTCCCCCTGTCTTTGTAAGAGCTGTGGACTCGGCTTCCCGCATCAGCACACCTATGACAGCCACCTGAAGACATGTCAGAAATCGCCTCAGCCTTCCAACCCCACG GCGTCCACAGTCCAAAAGAAACCGTTCTTGAAAAGGAAGCACGATCCCGCTCCCCGAGATACCAATGTCCTAACTCCAGCAGTCCAAGCACAAGCCGTCACTCAGATAATAAATAAACCTGCTGCATTGCTACCAAATGTTCTGCACTCCAGGCCTGACCCATTAGGCGGCTGCTGGAAGCTCACCCTAGACAAAGTACCTCCGCCTGGTGTCAATCTTGTCCTCCTTGTGCCCGTCGCCCCTGACGTCTCACAATTCCAAAGCCCAGCAAATCCTCAAAAGATAGTTTGGACAAATGTTGAAGATGCAGCATGTGAACCACTGGATTTGTCCCAAAAAAAATCCGGTCCAACACAGAGTGAAGTTCCGCCCCCTGCGATTAAAAGTGAACCATTGGAGGTTGACTTCACCGGAGAGGCGCAGGGACAAGAATTAGTTAACCCCACTGTTGTGGATCATTCGTACTGCACACCAAGCGACATTAAGAAAGAGCCTGCTGAGGGAAATTAA